One window of the Eucalyptus grandis isolate ANBG69807.140 chromosome 6, ASM1654582v1, whole genome shotgun sequence genome contains the following:
- the LOC104446152 gene encoding BTB/POZ domain-containing protein At4g08455 isoform X1, producing MSSLPQQMRRPCKECCKDECVTLDSSSTCEECHEKAKQTKEKLKREIENLKAEVAFLSFWSPADRHHHHLSGGSYGPGFTDVVLVAAKDGPTGDPSTPVPAHRAILAGRSAVFKALLENETEESRNGTIKISDVSYNALRLFVGYLYVETCLDEQMACELLVLAEKYQVECLKAYCEKFLVSKLNWDNSLMCYAFAHQHNANRLLGAALSLIMDNLDGLRHHQEYLELVEKDPCLVVELYEAILAKQKKNAAPKDTFAKQ from the exons ATGAGCTCTCTCCCTCAGCAAATGCGGCGACCCTGCAAGGAGTGCTGCAAGGATGAGTGCGTCACTCTCGATTCCAGCAGCACGTGCGAGGAGTGCCACGAGAAGGCCAAACAGACTAAGGAAAAGCTCAAGCGAGAGATCGAGAATTTGAAGGCCGAAGTCGCCTTCTTGAGTTTCTGGTCTCCGGCcgaccgccaccaccaccacctcagCGGTGGCTCCTATGGCCCCGGGTTCACCGACGTAGTCTTGGTCGCTGCTAAGGACGGTCCCACAGGAGACCCGTCCACTCCGGTGCCGGCTCATAGGGCTATTCTG GCTGGCCGGTCTGCAGTATTTAAAGCACTGCTCGAGAATGAGACGGAAGAAAGCCGAAATGGCACCATCAAGATAAGTGATGTGTCATACAATGCCCTCCGATTATTTGTTGGCTATCTCTATGTCGAAACATGCCTCGATGAGCAAATGGCGTGTGAGCTTCTGGTATTGGCTGAAAAGTATCAGGTGGAGTGCCTCAAAGCTTATTGTGAGAAGTTCCTGGTATCCAAATTAAATTGGGACAACTCACTCATGTGCTATGCCTTTGCGCACCAGCATAATGCGAACCGTCTGCTTGGGGCTGCCTTGTCCTTAATCATGGACAACTTGGATGGACTCAGACATCATCAAGAATACTTAGAACTCGTTGAAAAGGATCCATGCCTCGTGGTGGAGTTATATGAAGCAATTCTTGCAAAGCAGAAAAAAAATGCAGCGCCTAAGGATACTTTTGCGAAACAATAA
- the LOC104446152 gene encoding BTB/POZ domain-containing protein At4g08455 isoform X2: MSSLPQQMRRPCKECCKDECVTLDSSSTCEECHEKAKQTKEKLKREIENLKAEVAFLSFWSPADRHHHHLSGGSYGPGFTDVVLVAAKDGPTGDPSTPVPAHRAILAGRSAVFKALLENETEESRNGTIKISDVSYNALRLFVGYLYVETCLDEQMACELLVLAEKYQHNANRLLGAALSLIMDNLDGLRHHQEYLELVEKDPCLVVELYEAILAKQKKNAAPKDTFAKQ, encoded by the exons ATGAGCTCTCTCCCTCAGCAAATGCGGCGACCCTGCAAGGAGTGCTGCAAGGATGAGTGCGTCACTCTCGATTCCAGCAGCACGTGCGAGGAGTGCCACGAGAAGGCCAAACAGACTAAGGAAAAGCTCAAGCGAGAGATCGAGAATTTGAAGGCCGAAGTCGCCTTCTTGAGTTTCTGGTCTCCGGCcgaccgccaccaccaccacctcagCGGTGGCTCCTATGGCCCCGGGTTCACCGACGTAGTCTTGGTCGCTGCTAAGGACGGTCCCACAGGAGACCCGTCCACTCCGGTGCCGGCTCATAGGGCTATTCTG GCTGGCCGGTCTGCAGTATTTAAAGCACTGCTCGAGAATGAGACGGAAGAAAGCCGAAATGGCACCATCAAGATAAGTGATGTGTCATACAATGCCCTCCGATTATTTGTTGGCTATCTCTATGTCGAAACATGCCTCGATGAGCAAATGGCGTGTGAGCTTCTGGTATTGGCTGAAAAGTATCAG CATAATGCGAACCGTCTGCTTGGGGCTGCCTTGTCCTTAATCATGGACAACTTGGATGGACTCAGACATCATCAAGAATACTTAGAACTCGTTGAAAAGGATCCATGCCTCGTGGTGGAGTTATATGAAGCAATTCTTGCAAAGCAGAAAAAAAATGCAGCGCCTAAGGATACTTTTGCGAAACAATAA